aaGTTGCAATACGCATGGAGTTAGATTCTATCCACCTTTCTCATACAATttaaaataggaaaataaaaaaatcaaatttacaaACAAACACTCAATAGCCCTCTTTGGAGTTGGACCACAACCACATGGTTCAGTCAAAGTTATGTTAATGGAAAGAATACTTATTAATCTTTCACATTAAgttatacaaaattattttaatcatactgttatagaaaataataaaaaaaaaaactgcaataATGCAAAGTAGTTCATatgaaaacaacaataatagcaTATGTCACAGTGCTAAAAATAGGTGTATTTACATGAAGAACGATCGCGGTAgtaaatatttagaattcagTACCGTATACTGGAACACATATCTTAGTGATAGTTCTCTCTACTAAGCTACTTTTAATATGATTATGGCCCTCAATAGATGCTCTAGTTCTAGCTATTATATAGTAGTGTTTCcggaaaaccaaaaaaaacagGATCTCATCTAGAAGTTTGGTTACTTATCACAGTACAAAGAAGATCTAAAAGTTGGCAATCAGGTCTAAACAGCAGTGTTGTTCTAGTAGAAGATTTGTGCAATGATCAATCAATTATATACTTGACTGATTTATATAAACTCTATTAAAAGACAAAGGGCATAAACTTTGAGTAATGATCAATCAAATATAAACTTGGATAGAAAATTACCTGATATAACTTCTGTGGAGGTGATCTTACAAACTGTAGAGCCAGACGCAATCCGCTGAAATCGAACCCAAAACCATAAGCCAAAAACCAACTGTTGGAAGGCAATAATTATTGACAAACTTATGGGCAATGTATAGTCAGGCAATAATTATTGACAAACTTATGGCCAATGTATAGCCATAGTGATATTAATAAAACTGTTAGATCTTACAGAAGGGTCCCTACAGGATAATGATATAAATGGTAGAACCTCCACACCAACCATTTTGCATGGATACTGTATCCTCAAAACTGCAAAAGCACCGACTGTTTTCGTCTGAGCCATGAAAGTTAAATAACACCGAGCGTTCCCAACCTTTTACTGTAGTTTCAGTTCGATCCCAACCATTCAGCACCTACAATTAGATCCCTAGTATTTACATTTCAAACACAATGTTACCCTTTCAGTTGAACTTCCCCATCAAATTAAGAAGAAATGGTTATGCAACCATCATCTAACGACCACTTAAATGACTTTTGGACTTCTCATTTTATGAGCACACACGCATTTCGTCCAATTTTATCGAGGGACTTAATAAACAGGTAAATAGCAAACTAACGCAAAACGTGAGGGGCCAGATTGTATCAACAGAATGGTTGGGGTCCTGACTGAAACTTTCTGAAAAGGTTGGTGGCTCCTGGTGCCATCAAGTGAGTTGAAATTCCCTTGGCAACCATGAAGACAAAATGAGTTCTTCTGAAGGTACATTATGCCATTGCAAATCAAAGAACTACAAAAGCCACATAGCTCCTACCGTGATTTGCAACTGAAAAGGTGCCTATTCCAATTACAATGCACTGACCTCCCATGCTGCGTCCCTGAATTTGGTCTCACATTGGTATATTATGTTCCCTCTCTTTCCCCACCAATCGCTTGGATGTTAAATAACAAATAGTGTGACTTCTTAAACTTTGTGAAAGTCATATCTTGAGCCATGGACCGAAACAGGTTGCTGCCTTATTCGAGACAAGAGACTCGAGACCTCACGTGATGCGATATCCATACGATCTTTCGACTTGGCTGCTTCGGCTATTAGGGCTGACATCATCGACTGCAGTGCCTGCACGCTCTCCGACTGCTCATTCCAAGAAGCGCCCTGCACCATCTTCGAGGGCAACAAGTTGGCCCTCCGCCATCTGATGGGCAAATGGCGGTCTGGGATCTGAAAGCAGTTGAGGGTCGAAAGCACTCTTAGAGTGTGTCTACAAAGAATCCCTGAGAACTCAAACATGTGGCAGCTACAAGAAAGCACTTCTTCCCGCGGTGCCCAAAGCACTTTTCGGCCACCATCGATCTTTGTGTGGTGCCTGATAAGGAAGCAGTTCTCTTCCATCTGGAAGGAAGCATAGTGGGTGGCCATGACAAGCTCCTCTTGTAATTTGGAGAAAGCGTAGGGGGTGAGGACGGAGGCTGCATGAGCTTCCATTGGAGCACCTGTTTTGAGGCAGATGTTTTGTATGTTCTGTTGCATCGCCTGCTGCTCCCCGGCTTGGTCTCTAAAATCAATGGCTACCGCAGCCTATTAACAGTAATGCAGAATTGCTTATTTCATCTAAACAACttgaaatttacaaattttagaaGCCATATTTATATGATTCTAGTTCCTCACCTATATaaacgaacaaaaaaaaaagaaacttaagGAAAACCATAATTATTTCTTAAGGAAAACCACATGATTATTTCTTAAGGAAAAAAGAAACTCCCATAATTATTTCTTAAGGAAAACCACATGCTGACATACAGATAAAACTTAAGtgcgacaaaaaaaaaatataaaaagaataactGGAATTGCCATTGAATAGGTAAAAGCTCACTTTAACAGACATAGTTTACCTGTTCGATAAAATGAGCAAGGCGAGTCTGCGCACTCAAGAACCTCTGAATGAAAGCATTTATTGACTTTGACAAACCTGTTGCAGTCATTCCTGCAAAGAAATGGCTTCTCAAGTACGGTAAAGCCCAGAATGTTCGAAAAGTAAACAAATTGGTAATGTGTCTATTTGCATGAAGCCCGTATAAATCCACCATCTCTTGCCATCCGAGCTCAAACTCATCTATACTTTCCAAATTATAGAGCCTACAGAACTCAACTTTCCATTCATTGTACCGCTCTCCAAGAGCTGCGTTGAACCAAGATGGGAACTTTGCTACTATAAGCCATATGCAGAAGGCATGTTTGGTTGTTGGCATTTCTTTAGCTATCACTTCCTTAAGACACATATTTTGATCAGTTAGGATTGTTTGCGGAGCCTTTCCATTCATGAAGCTAAGAAACACCTGTCATGGCAGGAGATAAGTTAGAGCGTTACAAGAAATAAATAAGAGGGGATTTACCTATATATATTActgcaaaatcatctacttACTATTTACActtgtaaaatctgaatttttgtaTACACACCTGGAAATTGTTAAAAAGATAATCATAGCTCAAGTTAGGGGGAAGAAGTTACCTTTGTTAGAAAGTTCTTTCATATGAGGGTCACTCTTGAAAGTTCAAGGGCAAGATTAAGTTTTTGAGGAGAAAATACTTAAACGATAAACACAGAAATTTGCAACTTGCAAGAGTATATATGTATTCCTTATTAATAGCATATCTGGTAGCCTACCTGTAATGCCCATGTATAGGATCGCAAGTTTTCTTCTCTTAGAAGCACACAACCAAAGAAGCAAGGCATCCCATAATTGTTCATGCCAACCCAAATTCCAAGCGGCATATCAAAAGCAGCTAAACGGTGAGTCGTGTCGAATACAATTGCATCACCGAAGACCTCATATGATTGGACCGACGATGCATACGACCAAGCAATATTTTCCAACCTATTATTGCCATCAATGGTGAAATCATACTTAAAGTTGGGGTCTTTCTCCTTAATGTTCTTGCACATCCTAAGGAGGTCGATGCTGTCCTCATCTTGATCAACCTTCCTAAATGACTGTATTAAATTCCTCACATCTTTCTCCGTGAAGGGCAGAAGTCCAGGCTCAACACACTTCTCTAACTCCAATAGTTTCATCATTTGTTGCACGGAAATGCCAGTTTTTGCGAACATCAAGATTCGGTTTTTATCAGCCTCTGAGATGACCCGATAAGCCGGAAGAAAACGCACTTGGTTTGGTTCTAAAAGCTCGTGGTTGTGGTGATTAGAAAATCCTGTGACCCGCCATTCTGTGATACCCGAATCCACATTCTTGCTTATACGCAGGTATGCTTGACATCCACACCGAGAGGACTTCCTATTCCTTTGTGGTTTTGTATCGTTTGATGATTTGATAGGGGTATTGCCAGCACGATGGCACACGAAGTACCGTCTAGTGAGTCCTTTACCAACACCGTCTTTGCCTTCTGTGCGGTGGCGGCGAATCGAGAAGCCACACCGCTTGGCAAATTCACTGTAGAACTCGTACGCCAAATCGTGGGTTTCAAACATTTGGCCAATGTAGGGAACAGCATCGCTTGAGGATTCCAGCGAGAGCCGCGTGTCCTCTGGGGACTCTTCTGCACTGCTAGTTTCCTCCTGGGAGAAGGATCTACGATCTGAGGGGTCGTCATACACTTCTAACATTGCTCTAGCTTCTTCAGACATTATCTTTGGCTCACAAGATAGATAGCCTGGACATGCCAAGTATAAGAAGCTTTGAATAAATCAGCAAGGGAAACATAGCAGACTTTCTTAGAAAGGCAAGTACTCAACAATCAAGAAGTTTAAAATGATGAACAGAAAAGAAATGTAACGGATATGCAGCTATGAGTAACTTGAAATTTTTATCCTGGGTACAATTATGTTGCATCACGGAGCACTGTGCGAGGCAACAGATTTAATGAACTAAACCCCAAAGTTCAACAACCTGGACTAGAACCCAACACACCCCAAAACCCACCATGGTGCCTAACCACTAGGATACTACCCAAGCTAACTGTGCCCAAGAAAAGTTAACCATATCCAAGGATAGCGCCAAAAGTtcacaaaaaggaaaaaaagaaaaaatgttcaAAATAACAACAAAGTGGCCCAGGAACAGCCTATCATAATAGAATTTCATCACCTCAATTATGCTGGattcaaataagaaaaaataagtcAACTTATATCCTCAAGTTTGCAATAAGTCGTTCTATCTTTTATAACCgcaatatcaaatttttatattttttttccccctccatCAAGTCCTTAAAGCCAAATTGCATTTATCAAGTGCATATAGTGTTAAATCTTTAGTGTGCATCCAAATTCTAATCAACCAGAGGTAGAGAATTCAGATTCATAGGCATATCTAGTAAAACTCCATGCTGTATTAGGTAAAAGTAGGATTGTACCTTAAGTTCCTCCAGTGTGAAGCCCTTTAAAAACTCTAGATTCATTTGGTAGACTAGTGGTGGGTCCAACAGCAGACAAAAAGCTGAAAAGGTCCGATAGTAGGTTTTTGGAAAATCTTCACAGCATTGTTCTGTCTAGCTGCAATTACAAGTTCAGAATCCATATTACTAGAAAGAGAGACAATTATAAGCTTGACAAGTGATCAACTCAAAAGAAACTAAGAAGTATACTAAGTATGAATAGAAATGTATCCTATAAATACTGGAAAGAGTCTACAGAATGTAGAAAGCGTAATATCAAGCTAAAAGCTGAAAAGGGCAAACAAATGCTGGAAATAAGATCTACCAATACAAAAGACTCAATTTGCTTCTTCAAACAATTTGTGGCGACCTCGTGGCATTgcgaaagagaagaagaaaaattataagCACTTCAAAATAGCAAACTAATAAGATAATTCGCATACCGACTAGCATTGTTGGGCAAAAATTAGcttgaaaagaaaatgaaatggaATGCCATATGGTAGATTCTTGCTTTGCAAGAATGAATTTAGGTGTAGCATTGCGACATTAAATACCAGCAAAagagaacccaaaaaaaaaaaaaaatctctgtgAAGAAAATTGTGCTTGAAAGTAAAAAGtggaatttatttttttgttgtcatTTTGTCACACATACCAAATCTAATTCGGTGCGAAAAATGTACGAAGATCgtttcaactttttttaaagaaaaataaagacaCAATCTAAATATTTGTTTGCTCTAATTTGAGGTATTCCCATCAAACTAAATTAAGATTCCATTTAAATAAACAGTTCTGCTAGCTAAATTAACGAATCGCCAGCAAATTTAAGGAAATTTCACGATTCACCAACATAGcttagattgaaaaaaaaaaaagcagattTTAGGTATCGACTTCAAAATGGCGTACAATTGAGGGGCTCTACACACATTAAACCCTAACACAAACTCATTTTAAAGATCACAAAGGATCACGGAGCGCACTGTACATTGTATCATAAAAGCATCCAATAGAAGAGGCGATTACCCATCACACTGTGGGTCGacgatgcggcggcggcgccagaGATCCAtacatcggcggcggcggcggcggaggcggcggcggtggacgGAGAAGGATTGAAGgaagggggggagagagagagggatcgaTCGAAGGGGAATTTGGGGTTTCGGGTTAGggtttcgcttttttttttgcccctccCCAAATTCGTTTTTTCGATTAATTGGGGAAAAATTTACTGAACCGTTACAAAATAGTGATGACCACACAGAACTTTaggaatttctttttcttttctttttttaattaaactaatCCTTTTTATCAATGTCAAACACTGTAAAtaataaggccaatttgcataaaaaatttacaaattttgagcttttataaaattagactacctttttcaattttgcaaaaTTCGAGTTGGATTTTCAACAAACCAAAATACCATTATGTTGAATTTTATCTTGGGCTAAAATAGGTCCAATTTTTTATCCCGTGATAATAGGTCCAGGAGACTAATATGTTGAATTGGATTagcctaataagttgagtggatGTGTGGTCCACAAGAGACCTAACGGCAAGAGACCCAACGTCCAGATGGGTTGAGTCAGATCGAAGCCCGCAAGCACTGTGGTTGTGCCCTTAAGTGCGATAGATGCGCCTTTCCGGTCAGCACATGCTTTTTAGGATAATTAGTTAGCGCTTACGATCCACAAGTAGTATTAGAGCCAGTGGCACGGGTTTGATTCCTACATGCTGCATTAACGTGCAGGTGTTGGAAGGGGGATTgttagctatttattattgggctaAAATAGGTCCAACTTCTTACCCGTGACAATAGGCCCAGgaaactaataagttgagttgggtgagcctaataagttgagtggagATGTGGTCCACAAGAGACCTAACGGCAAGAGGCCCAACGTCCAGGTGGGTTGAGTCGGATCGAAGCTCGCGAGCGTTATGGCTTAGCCCTTAAgtgctcttctttttttttccttcgttcttttttttctctccgaccctcatcGCCTCCTCTATTGCCTTTGCGGCCTCGGCGACGGTAATGAGGGCGGTGCCACATCCTcttcctccatcttctcctccGCTG
This DNA window, taken from Ananas comosus cultivar F153 linkage group 21, ASM154086v1, whole genome shotgun sequence, encodes the following:
- the LOC109726498 gene encoding protein FAR1-RELATED SEQUENCE 11, yielding MSEEARAMLEVYDDPSDRRSFSQEETSSAEESPEDTRLSLESSSDAVPYIGQMFETHDLAYEFYSEFAKRCGFSIRRHRTEGKDGVGKGLTRRYFVCHRAGNTPIKSSNDTKPQRNRKSSRCGCQAYLRISKNVDSGITEWRVTGFSNHHNHELLEPNQVRFLPAYRVISEADKNRILMFAKTGISVQQMMKLLELEKCVEPGLLPFTEKDVRNLIQSFRKVDQDEDSIDLLRMCKNIKEKDPNFKYDFTIDGNNRLENIAWSYASSVQSYEVFGDAIVFDTTHRLAAFDMPLGIWVGMNNYGMPCFFGCVLLREENLRSYTWALQVFLSFMNGKAPQTILTDQNMCLKEVIAKEMPTTKHAFCIWLIVAKFPSWFNAALGERYNEWKVEFCRLYNLESIDEFELGWQEMVDLYGLHANRHITNLFTFRTFWALPYLRSHFFAGMTATGLSKSINAFIQRFLSAQTRLAHFIEQAAVAIDFRDQAGEQQAMQQNIQNICLKTGAPMEAHAASVLTPYAFSKLQEELVMATHYASFQMEENCFLIRHHTKIDGGRKVLWAPREEVLSCSCHMFEFSGILCRHTLRVLSTLNCFQIPDRHLPIRWRRANLLPSKMVQGASWNEQSESVQALQSMMSALIAEAAKSKDRMDIASREVSSLLSRIRQQPVSVHGSRYDFHKV